Genomic window (Pseudomonas sp. L5B5):
AATCGTCACGACCGTTAACAAACGGGCTTCCACCAGCTTTAACCCAGCCAGATGTTTCTCCGGATATTTCTCCTGAAAACGTGAGCATTCTCCGGCCAGCATCAAATACACATTTATCCTTTTCATTGAAGACAGAAAGTGTCCATCGTTCTCCAGGAGGCAAGTCGGTGGCATATACTTGCCAATCCAACTTGATTGCTGCGCCTCTTACCCTGACTGAAATTCCCGTCCAAGCTCCAGGCGCACCTAAAACGGTAATACCCCCAATCAGTCCTGCCCCTGACCACTGAGCAACACAAATGATAGGTAGATTAGCCGAGTTGATAGAAGCCTTGAATGAAACTTGAGTAACGCCAACCCCACAGTCCGTTACTCCTGAAGAACCTAGAGAATAATTAAGAAAGTTAGAGTCTACGAGAGTATCTCCATCAGGATTTTTTATAATCATCCCATAGTTCATTTTTTTACCACCAAAACTATTTCGCTAGGGCACATATAGGCTGGTCGATAATACCAAGCGTAACTCCAGACTATTTTCCCATCCATGAGATATACCGAGACACCAACCTGTGAAGGATCTCCTTTAGGTATAGAGTATACGTACGCATTATGTGGCCCATAACCGGGTACGCTTTTTTCTCCAGCCTCAATTTTTCCGACTGAAAAACGCTCTACCACACGTAAAGACTGACCAGTCATCGTGTTAACGAGCTTCTGATCAGAGTCATATATCGCAAACCCGAAACTCATGCTGTCAAGTCCCCTATATGCACTCGAAGCCTATCATTAGAATCGACAACCTTGATTGAGCGATTAGTTATACTTAGATGACCACCACCAGATATAGGTCCATTAAATTCAAGGTTCCCCGCCTTATCCAAACGCCAACCTCGACTACCTGCCTTATAATCATCAGACTCGATATACCCACCAATGTGAGCAGTGGTTATCGAACCCTTAGCAATATATGCAGAGTCTATATAGGTACTACCATTCTGAATAACAAACGGGGATATCGCCTTGGCAGTATTAGGATCGACAACCGCAAACCGATTAGCCGCAACCAATACCTGGCTGGTAATGACGCCCTTATCGTTTTCGACCCCGACACCAATCCCCGCCAGATAGGGTTTGTTATCCACCGTCAGTTGCGTCTTGATCGAGTACATCGCCGCCAGCTCGCGCTTCATGGTCTCGACTTCGACCTGGGCGCCGCCGCCGGACTCGATCTTCTTCAGCAGGTGCTGGCTCAGTTGCGTCTCGCTGATCTTGTCGCTGAGGTATTCGAGGATCGGCCCGGCATCCGAGGATGACTGTCCGTTGATCGGCCCATGGAAAGCACCCTGGTTACCGATCTTGTCCACTAGGCGCGCCCAGAAGAAGAACCGCACACCAGCGGCCAACCCCATGATGGTCAGGTCGGTCTGCGGGTAGGCGTAGTCGCCGAACTTGGTGGCGGTGGCCACGTCGCTGCCCTGGCTGTACCAGATCTCGGTCCGTTGCAGGTCGGCGGTGCTCAGCCCGGCCGGGATGCTCCACTTGAGCTTGATGCCGAACACGATCGACTCGGCGTTGAAGGAAGCCACCATCGGCGGCGGCGTGGTCTTGCCGTTGAGCACGGTCTCGACCGAGGTGGCGAACACCGAGCCGATGTCCAGGGCGTTGATCGCCCGGACCTTGGCTACGTAGCGCCCGGCATAGATGCCGCTGACGTCGAAGGAGCTGCCCCCGGTGCGCCCGGCGAACACCCATTCGCCATCGTTCTTGCGCCAGTGCACCTCGTAGGCGATGGCGTTGTCCGGACGTTCCCAGTCAATGGTCATGACGCTGACCGCACTGCCCTGGTCGACGAAGTGGTCGTTGCGTACCCGCACGTTCTTCGGCGGGTTCTGCACGCTCGGCGGGATCACGGTCACCGGTGGCTGGTCGATCCGCGCGCCGTTGTCGATCGCCGCGAACTTGCCGGTGACATGCTTGACCGCGCTGATGCTGTACCTGATCGCCGAGTCGGAGAAGTCCTCGGCCACCGACAGCACGCGAAACTGCTGGACCGCCAGGGTCGGCGAGTCGATGGCCCACATCGAGTGCACCGGTGGCAGTTCCTCGAGCTTTTTCTCCAGCATCACGCGCTGCACTTCAGCGGGAAAGCCGGTGGTGTCGAGGGTGATCGCGCCGCTGTCCCAAGTGATGCCGGTGCTGTCCCAGGTCAGTGGGTAACCCACGGACTTGATCACCCGGGAGATCGCCTTGCCGGTGGGCAGGATCAGGGTCAGGGTATCGCCGGGGTAGGCCTTGACGTCGGCATCCAGCACCAGGGCGTCCAGGGTCGCCGAGCGCAGGCGCCCGCCGATGCGCCGCCCGGCACGGTCGTTGTCTGCCACGCGGATGACCTGTCCCGGACGCACCAGGGTGCCGTCCAGGCCCACGGAAAAACTCACGCTTTCGGTTTCCAGGCGGTTGGTCAGCAGCGCCCATTTGCCGATGCGCTGGGCCTGGGCCTGGGAAGTGCAGCCGGTGGCGGTGATCTCGGTCTGCTGCACGCCATAACGGGCGATGCCTTCCGGATCGTCGACGTACTGCACCTTCTGCCGGTAGAAATCCGCCGGGTCGTTCCAGCTCACCAGGGCCACGCTGTAGCGGGTCTTTTTTGCAGAACCTGCGTAGACGAACTTGCCATCGATCACGTTGGCGTTGCTGTAGGTGTACACCGGGTCTTCCGGCATGTCGGCCACCGCCATCACCGAGCCCGCGCCCCAATAGGCCATGCCCCGGAAGGTGGTGGCCAGGTCCTGCAGCACCTTCAGCGCATCGGCGCGTACCGAGAGGTAGAGGTTGCAGGTGAAGCGCGGCTCGGTGCCGCCCTTGCCATCGGACACCGGCTGGTCGCAGTACTGGCCGATGCGGTACAGCTCCCACTTGTCCACCTGGGCGGCGTTGAGCAGGTGCCCCAGGCCATAACGCTGGTGCAGCAGCAGGTCGTAGTAGATCCAGGCGGGGTTGTCGGTCCAGGCCGACTTGAAGGTGCCGTCCCACACGCCGCTGTAGGCCCGGGTGAGCGGGTCGTAGTTGCTCGGCACGCGCAGGATCCGCCCCTGCAATTCGAAGGAGCGATTGGGGATCGACTGGAACTGCGAGGCATCGAACTGCAGGCCGATGATCGCCGAACCCGGGTAGCGCAACTTGGCGTCGATCACGTCAGTGATGGATTCCACGCTGGTGGTATCGGCGATCGCCCCACTGCTGGAGTTCGCGGTCAGCCTCCGTACGCGCACGCTCCAGCCGGCCTTGGCCGCTGGCAGGTCGACCCGGTGGGAGCGCTCGTACTTGCTGGAGCTCTTGCCGCTGAAGGCCGATTCCAGCACCTGGACAAAAGCCCCGCCGTCGGTGGACAGGTCGATGGCATAACTCACCGTGTAGCCGTTGGTGTCGCCGTTGCTGGTGTTGGTCTGCGCCAGGCGCGAGACCGCCAGGCGGATGCGCACCGCCGACAGTTGCAGGTTGGTGATGGCCCGGGTCCAGGGTTGGTCGCTGCGCAGTTCCACGGCCACCGGGGACTCGTTTTCCACCGCCGGGAAGCCCGGGATGTAGCTCTGGTCCTGGCTGCCGTTGCGGGTTTCGAGGCTGACCCCGGAGAAGTTCAGGCTGCCGTCGGCGTTGGCCAGGGGCGTCTCGTTGAGGAACACCGAGCGCTTGCCGTTCTTCAGGCCCACGATCTCGCCTTCGCTGACAAGGTCGAGGATGCGGGCATAGGCCGTGCTGTGCAGGCTGTCCGGAGCTTCCACGGACGGACGAGGCGGCTTGGCACCGCCGCCCTTGCTACCGGCGAGAATGTGGTCGGTCATGGCTTTCCTTCAGGCGAAATGAGGCCCGCGGCATCGCAGGCAGGTGGAAGACGGGGAGTGCTCAGAGTTGGTCCTGGGCGTAGATACCGGAGCTGATCACGGTGCTGCCGATGGTCAGCTGGCCATAGAGCAGGCCCACCGGATTGCCCTGGGCCGTGGTGTTGACCGGCCCGTTGAAGCTGTAGTTGGGGCGGTTTTCCGGGCGCTCCTGGGCGCCAAGGCCCTTGGGCATGGGGGCGAGCATCTGCATCACGCCGCCCATCACCATGGTCGCCCCGGTCATCATCATGAAAGAGACTGCCGGGCCGGTGAGGAAGCCGAAAGGGTTGTAGTAGGCCACGGCCATCAGCACCGCCCCAAGGATGGTCTGCAAGCCTCCGGCGCGCTTGGAGCCGCCGAGCACCGGGGCGATGCGGATCACCTGCTTGCCCAGGGGCTGGTGGATATCGGTCTCGGACAGGTTGCGCCGGCCGTTGAATACGGCGAAGCGCAGGCCCTTGTCGGCGCTCTGCACCATGTAGCGCTCAAAACCCGGAAATTGCCGGAAGTAACCCATCACATCCTTGAAGCCTGCGCTGATGGCCACCCGGTGCTCACGCCCGAACAGCCGTGCCAGGGAGCCTGACAGCAGCACGGTTTGCATCTTTTGTGGTTCTACGGCCAAGCCCATGGGGTTCTCCTGGCGATAAAAAACCCGCCGGGGCGGGTTTGGATGGACAACTCAGGCCGCTGTTTCAGAGCTGGTCCTGGGCATAGATGCCGGCGCTGATCACCGAGCTGCCGACGATCAACTGGCCATAGAGCAGGCCCACCGGGTTGCCCTGGGCCGTGGTGTTGACCGGGCCGTTGAAGCTGTAGTTGGCGCGATTGTCGGGACGGTCCATGGCGCCCAGGCCCTTGAGCTGCGGCGACATCATCTGCATCACCCCGCCCATGGCCAGGGACAGGCCCATGCTGGCCGCGACGGTCCAGCCAGTAGAGGCACCGGAGCCGAGCAGGCCTGAGGCAGTACTGCCAGTAGCGGCCATGCCACCAGTGAAGTAGGAGGCCGCCACCACCAGGGCCACGCCGATGATGGTCTGCAACCCACCCGAGCGCTTGCTGCCGATCAGCAGCGGAGCGATGCGGATATCGCTGCTGCCGCTGGGGGCATGCAGGCGGTCCTGGCCGATGTTGTCGCGTCCCAGAAACAGCGAGTAGGTCAATCCGCGATCCTTGGACTCCATCAAGAAGGCCTCGAACCCCGGGACCAGCACGCACAAGGCGCGGATCGCCTCCGAGGCGCTGCCCACGGCCAACCGATGCACCCGGCCGAAGCGGGCTCCCAGGGATCCGTACAAACGCACGACCCGGACTTTTTGCTGATTCATCACATGACTCCCAGGAAGAAAGATTCCCGGTTGGCAGCCGGGAAAGGCGGCGGCCTCAAGCCGGCGCCATGAGCTGGCGATGACGCCAGATGCTGACCGTGACCTCGTCCCAGTAGCCGCCATAGGTGTCGCGCTTGCTGTCGCGGCCATAGAGGTGGTGCAGGATGGAGCCCGGCGCCGGATAGTGCGCAGGCTCGCTCTTGAGCACGCCATCGGCCAGGTAGATTGCCGCGTGGTTGGGCACCGGCGAGCGGATCTGCATCAGCACCACGTCGCCCTGGCGCAGGTCCCCTACCCGCTCGAAACCGGCCTCGGGCAGGTGCTCCAGGTAGAGGTTGCCGCCCTTGTCCCACCAGCCGTCCTCGCGCGAATAGTTGCCCAACTCGATGCCCAGCTCACGCCGGTAGTAGTCGAGGAGGATGCTCAGGCAGTCGTGCACGCCATGGGCGAAGGCCCGGCCAATCAACGGTGCCTGGTAGCCGCTGGGCGCCAGCTGGGCCCATTGGCCAACGCGCGGCTGGCCGGCGTCGTCCGCCAGCACCTGGACAATGTGCCAGGGCAGCCCGGAGGCCTCGCAGGCCACCCGGTCCGCCTCGCTGGGCGTGGCCGGGTAGTCCGGATGGCTGTGGATCACCGCCAGCACCTCGCCGCGCTCCTCCGCTGCCGCGTAGTCCTCGGGGGCCAGGCGAAAGTGCTCGCTGGGGGTCGCGGCGGTATTGCGGCACGGCACATAGACCCGCCGCCGCCCCTCGCGAACCAGCAACCCGCAGCATTCGCGCGGGTACTCGGCCAGGGCGTGGCGCTCGATGGCCGCAAGGTTGGCCTTGTTCATGTTCAACTCCGTAGCAGGCCCGCCGCAGGAAACGAGCCGTAGGGCAGCGGGTTGTTCTCGCCGAAGCGCAGCTTGCAGCTGCTCAGGCGTCCGCCGCATTTATCCTTGGCCGCATCAGTGACGATCACGTCGTTGACGTCCGCCACCGGGCCACCGTTGTAGCCGCAGTAAGGGCCGCGATAACCGCCGCAGCTGAGCCACCAGCAGACGTTGGCGACGATCTGCCGCCGCGGCAGCTGCACACCGTTGAAGTCCAGGGCGCTGGACAACTCGAACTTCACCACCTCGTTGTCTTCGGCGACCTTGCGCTCGACGTACCAGATGTCCGGCGCCAGCTCCTCCTCGGGGTCGGCTTCGGGCTGGCCGTCCAGGTACTTGCCCAGGGTCCGGTGGCGAATCAGCCGGGCCCCCACCAGGTCTTCGAAATACAGCACCAGGGCGGTGATGAAACCATCGACGTTGCCCACCGACAGGGTCGGGGTCGGCTGTGAGCCCTTGCCGGTCATTTCGAAACCCTCGGCCTGGATCGGCCAGGGGGAGTACTCGAGCCCCTGCCAGAAGATCGACGACTGCTGGGGGTAACCGTGAAAGCGATAGAGTTCGGCGCCGAGGCTGGTGGCGTCGAGCTCGAAAAGCTCCACCCACGCGCCAGGCTCCAGGGTCTGGATATCAGCCGTGATCGGCATGGTGTTTCCTCAAGAAAAAAGAAACCCGCTCGCTGGCGGGTGGGATGGGCGGTGGCTGCGCCTAGATCAGGTGGCGCGCCTGGGCACGCTGCTCAGCGATATCAGCCGGGACGTCCTTGCCGGTTTCCAGCTTGCGTACCACCAGCCAGTCGGTCTGGCGCAGGTACTCCCGGGCCTCGTTGGCTTTCCGGTCCTGCTCAGTGAAGGTTTTCTTGCTCTGGGAGAAGTCCATGGTCGGCCTCGATGGTTGGGATCGCAGGAGGTGGCGCCGGGTGATCGGTGGGAATATCCACCGGGCCGTTTGTGGTGACAGTGACGGGTGCCGGGAAGCGGATGGCGTCGGTGGCCGTGGCTTCGTCGTAGGGCATGAGCAATGTCACCGAGAGCGTTCCATCAACGGACATTACGGCCTTGTCGGCGAACAACTCGGAGCCGATGGCCTCAAGTGAGAGTTCGTAGCCCTTCTCAAGCGGTGAGAAGTCGAACGTTGCGCCGTTGATGGTGATCACGTACCCATCGACTTCGACCGACTCCAGCCGCTTCCAGTCTGGGGCGTAAATAGGGGAAAACTTAATTTTTACCATTATCGCCACCTCCCAATGGCCATGTAACGTGGATATCCGTCTATTCCTGAAATAGCAGCATTGATACGACCAACAGTTTGCGTTGTGTTCGACCATTCGTGATTCGCCCAGCACACACCATTAGATGATGAACCTGTTGACCAGTGAACAATTGGGAAAGTAACAAACGGCACAGGAAAGGTATAAAAGTACTGTTGCGAAGTGAAAATCGAACCATTAGCAGCGCCGGCAATCCCTCTGGATGCGGATTCAAACCAGCAAATCATGGTGCCATCTGCATATTTGATGGCGCTTCCGTTGGCGTTACTTACAAATTCTGGAGTTTGCCTAACCCATGGCTGGACTCCACCATTCACGCAACCGCGTGTCCACATGATCGACCCATCAGTAGTGATCGCCATCTGGGTCCAATTCACCGAATCAAACATTGTAGTCTGGCAAGTTCCCCATATGTTTGGCACGGGAATGCCAGCTGTGCTTGGGTCGAAACGAAAAACACCACCTCCGGTAAATACATTCATGTTAGAAAGTCTTGGAGAGGTCTGACCTTCTTGCTGTGTCCAGCCGTACCAAGTGCCCGCTATCCTTCTGCGAACATATACCGGAGCATCAGGACCAAGGCTTGTGGCTCGTTGCAACACATAGCCACCGTAAGATCCCCCTTCTTCCAGAGCTAAAACTTCAACGTACCAGTCCCCTGATACCGGACTATTCAAAACTGAGCTATCAACCCAAAGAACTTGTCGGTTGGTCACTGAGTTCAAATCGGTTATCACGCCATTGAGCGAAGTATTTCTAGATAGGTAAGTTCCGTCTAAGGCGACCTTCTTCCATGGTTGCCAGGTAGCTGTTTTCCTGCGCCACCACAATTCGTCCGATTCATGGGAGCCGGCAAGCTGGAACCCGTAGTTCGGGCCTCCCATCAGGTTGATCAACTCACCCTGCCGAACAGCTGGGGCGCCAGTATTGAGGTTGGTCCACTTATAGAGACCGGAAGCTTCAGCGCCGTTCAAGGTGTTCCCTGGAAGCTCCGGCAAGAACCTGGCGCCCAGCCCGTAGTCTCCACGAACTACAAATGCGACCCACTCTGTCCATGTATTGCTCTGCATCGCTCGACTGTACTGGCGGCCGTTGGCCCAGTCATAGAACTGCTGAGAGCATACCGTGGTATTGCTACCGGCCTGGGTAATCAGTACGCCAGTTACTAGGCCATGAGGGCTGATGTTGAATTGCCCGACGACATACCCTCCAGTCCGGTACGTGTCCGGGTTGAGGTTTGTTCCCTGAAATGTGGCATCCGCCTTTGCTCCGAGACCGAAATCGCCCTGCATCAGTACCATTCGCCACGCGCCCCATCCATCAGCGGCGTGACCTCGCTCCCACACTTGCCCGCCCTTTCCTGGAGCGCGCCATACCTGCCGAAGGGTGTACAGCGGATCTCCCTCAGGTTTCCCGATTGTAAGAACATCCAGGATGGCGTTTACGCGAGGTACGCCGTCCAGGACTGGAGCACCGGGCAGCGCCGTGCTATTCGCACCGAATACCGCGTAGAGGCCAGGGGTTTTAACGTCGTCAATGGAACCGGCGGAGACGATAACTCGCTTGTCCGCTCCGGTATGGTTCGCACGATCCAGCAACTCGGCATCCGGCCGGTTTTTGGTCGCACCCGTTTCGATCGAACTGAGCTGGGCGCTGGCCTGCGCGGCTCGCTGATCCAGCTCGGCAAAGTTCTCATTGATGATCTGGGCACCGGTGCGCAGGTTGTCGCCGGTGCCATCGTTGGGCTGGGCGCCCGTCTTGATGGTTCTGAGGGTCATGGATGAACAGCCTGTTAAAAATGAGTACTGAGGAGCTCGCCGTCACGAGCAGCCGATCAGGAGGCCAGTCCGACGATGGTCACCAGGGCATTGCACAAGGCAAAAAGAAACCCGCTCGCTGGCGGGTGGGATGGACGGTGGCTACGCCTAGATCAGGCTACGCGCCTGGGCACGCTGCTCGGCGATGTCTGCCGGGACGTCCTTGCCGGTTTCCAGCTTGCGTACCACCAGCCAGTCGGTCTGGCGCAGGTACTCCCGGGCCTCGTTGGCTTTCCGATCCTGCTCAGTGAAGGTTTTCTTGCTCTGGGAGAAGTCCATGGTCGGCCTCGATGGTTGGGATCTCAGGAGGTGGCGCCGGGTGATCGGTGGGAATGTCCACCGGGCCGTTTGTGGTGACAGTGACGGGTGCCGGGAAGCGGATGGCGTCGGTGGCCGTGGCTTCGTCGTAGGGCATGAGCAATGTCACCGAGAGCGTTCCATCGATGGACATCACGGCCTTGTCGGCGAACAACTCGGAGCCGATGGCCTCAAGTGAGAGTTCGTAGCCCTTCTCAAGCGGTGAGAAGTCGAACGTCGAGCCGTTGATGGTGATGGCGTAACCCTCGACGGAGGCTGATTCGATAGGCGGAAACTTGCCCGTATACACGGGAGAAAACTTGATGATGACCATTATCGCCACCTCCCCACAGCTAGATATCTTGCTTGATACTGAGCGTTAGCCGCATGACTGAAGCCAGCTACTCGGCACTGGTTCGGGTTGTTCCCTTCTCCTACCGCCCCCCAGCAATAGGCATATGCAGAGTACGAGACAGAGGCAATGACAACCCCAATCGTCACGAACGGAACCGGAAAGGTAAATATTTCGGCGGCGCCGAGAAAGACGCCCGTTGATACTTGATTTGATGTTGTCTGGATGGTTGAGCTCTCTTTCCAACACATCATGGTCCCATCCGAGAACTTGACTGCAGTCCCGTTGCTGTTCGTTATCGACTCTTCATTGATCCGCATCCAGGGCTGGATGCCACCGTTAATACAGCCGCGACAGAACATCTTGTCGCCAGCTGTGGAAAGAATAAGTTGCGTCCAGTTGCCGGTGCTCTTGTCGTAGAACGACGTCCTGAGCGTTCCGTACACGCCAGGATTTGGGCCGTTTAGCGTCCCTGGGTACACCAGCAATTCGCCGTTTTCCGCCACGTTGTTTGCATCGATGCAGGTGAGCAGATTTTTTGCACCCACACCGAAGTCACCTTGCATCAGGAGCTTTTTCCAGGGCTGCCAACCACCAGTATCACGGCGGAACCACGCTTCGTCCGAATCGTGCGACAGGGCAAGTTGGGTAGCTCGCTGAGCAACTGCCGCCCCCTGAAGCATAAGGAATTCGCCGTTCACGTCCGCCCTCGGGGCACCAGCATAGCTACCAGCCCAGCCATAAAACCCGGAACCTATCCGGCCGTTGAAGTCGCTCGCGGGAGGGGCAGGAGCATCGCCGCCAAATCCAAAATCACCTTTCCACAGGCCGGATGTCCATGCTGACTGCCAGGTTCCGTTGTCCTTGATCCTGCTGTAGTACTTGCCGTTTAAGAAGTTGATGGCGAGCTGCGCAGCGAATCCAGCATCGTTGAGTTGCAGATGAATGACGTAATGGTTCACCTGCGAAGGGAGAACCCCTGCGCCAGCCGGCCTGCAAAAGGTGAATGTATTCACGGAAAGACCGTTTAATTGCCCCTCGGGGATATCCCGGATTTTTTCCGCGAGCCCGTATTGCTGGAGGATTGCCTTTACTGCCGGCGAAAAGTCACTGATCGTGCTGGCCAGTTGTGCGCCAGTATGGTTCGCGCGGGCCAGCAGCTCGGCATCCGGCCGGTTTTTGGTCGCCCCCGTTTCGATCGAGTTGAGCTGGGCACTGGCCCGCGCCGCTCGCTGATCCAGCTCGGCAAAGTTCTCATTGATGATCTGGGCACCGGCGCGCAGGTTGTCGCCACCGCCGTCGTTGGGCTGGGCGCCCGCCTTGATGGTTCTGAGAGTCATGGATGGAAGGCCTGTTCAAAGGTGGCGCTGAGGGTGTACATCCCTGCGCCCAACGGCGAGGGCTGGTAGGTCTTGCAGCGGTACAGTCCCTGTTCTCCCAGGGGTGGGGTCCAGTAGAACGGCGCCGCGCCGCGATGGGCGTCGATGAAGGCGATGATTGGCTTGATCCGGCTTTCGTCGCCGACGAAGGTCAGCGGCCAGGACTGGGTCTTGTTGTTGATCCCGTCCTGGACCACCTGCTGGTAGCCGTCGCCGAAGCGGGCCGACTTGAGGCGAAATTCAACGGTGCCCACGGGTTCCACCTTGGGCACCCAGGCGAAGGTTTCGATGGTCATGCTTTTCTCCGGGCGTGAGCCGTCTCGGCCGCTGGGTATCAGCGGCCGTTGATGACGGACCAGATCTGGCCGCCCGGCTTCAGGTCACGGGCGATCTGTTCGGCAGCGCCCTGTCGGGCGGCGCTGGCATAGGCGTTGGCGAGGTTCTGCGGATTGGCGCCGGCGCCCTGGCCGGCACCCTGGCCCTCGCCGACGTTGATGGTCTGCTGGATCACCACCTGCTGGTTGCTGGTGTTGCCGGCCGGAGCGCCACCCAGCGCCACCACGCCCAGGGAACCATCGGCGCCCCGGCTCAGGGGCATGATCGCCTCGGGCCCGGCTTCGCCGAACAAGGCCATGGGCGCCAGGGTCGGAGCGCTGGCCACGGTGTTGCTGAAGACCCCGCCCTTGGCAAAGCGCAAGCTGGATGCATCCAGCTGTGGT
Coding sequences:
- a CDS encoding host specificity protein J, encoding MTDHILAGSKGGGAKPPRPSVEAPDSLHSTAYARILDLVSEGEIVGLKNGKRSVFLNETPLANADGSLNFSGVSLETRNGSQDQSYIPGFPAVENESPVAVELRSDQPWTRAITNLQLSAVRIRLAVSRLAQTNTSNGDTNGYTVSYAIDLSTDGGAFVQVLESAFSGKSSSKYERSHRVDLPAAKAGWSVRVRRLTANSSSGAIADTTSVESITDVIDAKLRYPGSAIIGLQFDASQFQSIPNRSFELQGRILRVPSNYDPLTRAYSGVWDGTFKSAWTDNPAWIYYDLLLHQRYGLGHLLNAAQVDKWELYRIGQYCDQPVSDGKGGTEPRFTCNLYLSVRADALKVLQDLATTFRGMAYWGAGSVMAVADMPEDPVYTYSNANVIDGKFVYAGSAKKTRYSVALVSWNDPADFYRQKVQYVDDPEGIARYGVQQTEITATGCTSQAQAQRIGKWALLTNRLETESVSFSVGLDGTLVRPGQVIRVADNDRAGRRIGGRLRSATLDALVLDADVKAYPGDTLTLILPTGKAISRVIKSVGYPLTWDSTGITWDSGAITLDTTGFPAEVQRVMLEKKLEELPPVHSMWAIDSPTLAVQQFRVLSVAEDFSDSAIRYSISAVKHVTGKFAAIDNGARIDQPPVTVIPPSVQNPPKNVRVRNDHFVDQGSAVSVMTIDWERPDNAIAYEVHWRKNDGEWVFAGRTGGSSFDVSGIYAGRYVAKVRAINALDIGSVFATSVETVLNGKTTPPPMVASFNAESIVFGIKLKWSIPAGLSTADLQRTEIWYSQGSDVATATKFGDYAYPQTDLTIMGLAAGVRFFFWARLVDKIGNQGAFHGPINGQSSSDAGPILEYLSDKISETQLSQHLLKKIESGGGAQVEVETMKRELAAMYSIKTQLTVDNKPYLAGIGVGVENDKGVITSQVLVAANRFAVVDPNTAKAISPFVIQNGSTYIDSAYIAKGSITTAHIGGYIESDDYKAGSRGWRLDKAGNLEFNGPISGGGHLSITNRSIKVVDSNDRLRVHIGDLTA
- a CDS encoding tail assembly protein, whose amino-acid sequence is MGLAVEPQKMQTVLLSGSLARLFGREHRVAISAGFKDVMGYFRQFPGFERYMVQSADKGLRFAVFNGRRNLSETDIHQPLGKQVIRIAPVLGGSKRAGGLQTILGAVLMAVAYYNPFGFLTGPAVSFMMMTGATMVMGGVMQMLAPMPKGLGAQERPENRPNYSFNGPVNTTAQGNPVGLLYGQLTIGSTVISSGIYAQDQL
- a CDS encoding tail assembly protein, whose protein sequence is MNQQKVRVVRLYGSLGARFGRVHRLAVGSASEAIRALCVLVPGFEAFLMESKDRGLTYSLFLGRDNIGQDRLHAPSGSSDIRIAPLLIGSKRSGGLQTIIGVALVVAASYFTGGMAATGSTASGLLGSGASTGWTVAASMGLSLAMGGVMQMMSPQLKGLGAMDRPDNRANYSFNGPVNTTAQGNPVGLLYGQLIVGSSVISAGIYAQDQL
- a CDS encoding C40 family peptidase; amino-acid sequence: MNKANLAAIERHALAEYPRECCGLLVREGRRRVYVPCRNTAATPSEHFRLAPEDYAAAEERGEVLAVIHSHPDYPATPSEADRVACEASGLPWHIVQVLADDAGQPRVGQWAQLAPSGYQAPLIGRAFAHGVHDCLSILLDYYRRELGIELGNYSREDGWWDKGGNLYLEHLPEAGFERVGDLRQGDVVLMQIRSPVPNHAAIYLADGVLKSEPAHYPAPGSILHHLYGRDSKRDTYGGYWDEVTVSIWRHRQLMAPA
- a CDS encoding phage minor tail protein L codes for the protein MPITADIQTLEPGAWVELFELDATSLGAELYRFHGYPQQSSIFWQGLEYSPWPIQAEGFEMTGKGSQPTPTLSVGNVDGFITALVLYFEDLVGARLIRHRTLGKYLDGQPEADPEEELAPDIWYVERKVAEDNEVVKFELSSALDFNGVQLPRRQIVANVCWWLSCGGYRGPYCGYNGGPVADVNDVIVTDAAKDKCGGRLSSCKLRFGENNPLPYGSFPAAGLLRS
- a CDS encoding pyocin knob domain-containing protein gives rise to the protein MTLRTIKAGAQPNDGGGDNLRAGAQIINENFAELDQRAARASAQLNSIETGATKNRPDAELLARANHTGAQLASTISDFSPAVKAILQQYGLAEKIRDIPEGQLNGLSVNTFTFCRPAGAGVLPSQVNHYVIHLQLNDAGFAAQLAINFLNGKYYSRIKDNGTWQSAWTSGLWKGDFGFGGDAPAPPASDFNGRIGSGFYGWAGSYAGAPRADVNGEFLMLQGAAVAQRATQLALSHDSDEAWFRRDTGGWQPWKKLLMQGDFGVGAKNLLTCIDANNVAENGELLVYPGTLNGPNPGVYGTLRTSFYDKSTGNWTQLILSTAGDKMFCRGCINGGIQPWMRINEESITNSNGTAVKFSDGTMMCWKESSTIQTTSNQVSTGVFLGAAEIFTFPVPFVTIGVVIASVSYSAYAYCWGAVGEGNNPNQCRVAGFSHAANAQYQARYLAVGRWR
- a CDS encoding phage tail protein, translated to MTIETFAWVPKVEPVGTVEFRLKSARFGDGYQQVVQDGINNKTQSWPLTFVGDESRIKPIIAFIDAHRGAAPFYWTPPLGEQGLYRCKTYQPSPLGAGMYTLSATFEQAFHP